The Vitis vinifera cultivar Pinot Noir 40024 chromosome 12, ASM3070453v1 genome has a segment encoding these proteins:
- the LOC100251045 gene encoding indole-3-glycerol phosphate synthase, chloroplastic isoform X1: MEGLFSLRATPRVLVPTVSAPNHKPKFSISGTRMEVQKSKKLSVACVRAQQSESKDGSATVSPLSDSQENALKIKEWEVGRFQDEIAATQGIRIRRRPPTGPPLHYVGPFEFRLQNEGNTPRNILEEIVWNKDKEVSQLKERKPLGMLKKALENAPPNRDFIAALRASNLRTGFPGLIAEVKKASPSRGILREDFDPVEIARAYEKGGAACLSVLTDEKYFKGSFENLELIRNAGVKCPLLCKEFVVDAWQIYYARTKGADAILLIAAVLPDLDIRYMTKICKMLGLAALVEVHDEREMDRVLGIEGIELIGINNRNLATFEVDISNTKKLLEGERGEIIRQKDIIVVGESGLFTPADVAYVQEAGVKAVSFLSLLNEKRFLILNGKYKSYWKVISHFNIKNPTR; the protein is encoded by the exons ATGGAGGGGTTGTTTTCATTGAGAGCAACGCCTAGGGTTTTGGTTCCGACCGTTTCGGCTCCAAATCACAAACCCAAGTTCTCGATTTCAGGGACTCGTATGGAAGTGCAGAAAAGCAAGAAACTTTCTGTTGCCTGTGTTCGTGCTCAGCAG TCTGAATCCAAGGATGGATCCGCCACGGTTTCCCCACTGAGTGATTCACAGGAAAATGCTCTCAAAATTAAGGAGTGGGAAGTGGGGAGGTTCCAAGATGAAATAGCAGCTACCCAGGGTATAAgaatcaggagaagaccaccaACTGGTCCACCATTGCATTATGTGGGCCCTTTTGAGTTTCGGTTACAGAATGAGGGTAACACTCCTCGTAACATTTTGGAAGAAATTGTATGGAACAAGGACAAGGAAGTCTCACAG TTGAAAGAGAGAAAGCCTCTCGGTATGCTGAAGAAAGCTCTTGAGAATGCCCCTCCCAATAGAGATTTCATTGCGGCTCTTAGGGCTTCCAATCTCCGGACTGGGTTTCCTGGTTTAATTGCTGAAGTGAAAAAGGCTTCTCCAAGCAGAGGAATCCTGAGAGAGGATTTTGATCCG GTTGAAATTGCCCGAGCCTATGAGAAAGGTGGAGCAGCTTGTCTTAGTGTTTTGACTGATGAGAAGTATTTTAAG GGAAGCTTTGAAAATCTGGAGTTGATACGAAATGCCGGAGTAAAG TGCCCTCTGCTGTGCAAAGAATTTGTCGTAGATGCATGGCAAATCTACTATGCTCGAACCAAAGGGGCAGATGCAATTCTTCTAATTGCTGCTGTTTTACCTGATCTTGACATCAGATACATGACTAAGATTTGCAAGATGCTTGGGTTGGCAGCACTTGTTGAG gtacatgatgagagagaaatggATCGTGTTCTTGGAATAGAAGGGATTGAACTTATTGGCATCAATAACCGTAACCTTG CAACATTTGAGGTTGATATTAGCAACACAAAGAAGCTTCTTGAAGGAGAACGTGGTGAAATAATCCGTCAAAAAGATATAATT GTTGTCGGGGAGTCTGGGCTGTTCACTCCTGCTGATGTTGCTTATGTACAAGAAGCTGGTGTTAAAGCAGTAAGTTTCTTATCTCTGCTAAATGAAAagagatttttaattttgaatggaAAATATAAATCTTACTGGAAAGTGATTTCTCATTTCAATATCAAAAACCCAACAAGATAA
- the LOC100251045 gene encoding indole-3-glycerol phosphate synthase, chloroplastic isoform X2 produces MEGLFSLRATPRVLVPTVSAPNHKPKFSISGTRMEVQKSKKLSVACVRAQQSESKDGSATVSPLSDSQENALKIKEWEVGRFQDEIAATQGIRIRRRPPTGPPLHYVGPFEFRLQNEGNTPRNILEEIVWNKDKEVSQLKERKPLGMLKKALENAPPNRDFIAALRASNLRTGFPGLIAEVKKASPSRGILREDFDPVEIARAYEKGGAACLSVLTDEKYFKGSFENLELIRNAGVKCPLLCKEFVVDAWQIYYARTKGADAILLIAAVLPDLDIRYMTKICKMLGLAALVEVHDEREMDRVLGIEGIELIGINNRNLATFEVDISNTKKLLEGERGEIIRQKDIIVVGESGLFTPADVAYVQEAGVKAILVGESIVKQKDPRSGITGLFGKDISV; encoded by the exons ATGGAGGGGTTGTTTTCATTGAGAGCAACGCCTAGGGTTTTGGTTCCGACCGTTTCGGCTCCAAATCACAAACCCAAGTTCTCGATTTCAGGGACTCGTATGGAAGTGCAGAAAAGCAAGAAACTTTCTGTTGCCTGTGTTCGTGCTCAGCAG TCTGAATCCAAGGATGGATCCGCCACGGTTTCCCCACTGAGTGATTCACAGGAAAATGCTCTCAAAATTAAGGAGTGGGAAGTGGGGAGGTTCCAAGATGAAATAGCAGCTACCCAGGGTATAAgaatcaggagaagaccaccaACTGGTCCACCATTGCATTATGTGGGCCCTTTTGAGTTTCGGTTACAGAATGAGGGTAACACTCCTCGTAACATTTTGGAAGAAATTGTATGGAACAAGGACAAGGAAGTCTCACAG TTGAAAGAGAGAAAGCCTCTCGGTATGCTGAAGAAAGCTCTTGAGAATGCCCCTCCCAATAGAGATTTCATTGCGGCTCTTAGGGCTTCCAATCTCCGGACTGGGTTTCCTGGTTTAATTGCTGAAGTGAAAAAGGCTTCTCCAAGCAGAGGAATCCTGAGAGAGGATTTTGATCCG GTTGAAATTGCCCGAGCCTATGAGAAAGGTGGAGCAGCTTGTCTTAGTGTTTTGACTGATGAGAAGTATTTTAAG GGAAGCTTTGAAAATCTGGAGTTGATACGAAATGCCGGAGTAAAG TGCCCTCTGCTGTGCAAAGAATTTGTCGTAGATGCATGGCAAATCTACTATGCTCGAACCAAAGGGGCAGATGCAATTCTTCTAATTGCTGCTGTTTTACCTGATCTTGACATCAGATACATGACTAAGATTTGCAAGATGCTTGGGTTGGCAGCACTTGTTGAG gtacatgatgagagagaaatggATCGTGTTCTTGGAATAGAAGGGATTGAACTTATTGGCATCAATAACCGTAACCTTG CAACATTTGAGGTTGATATTAGCAACACAAAGAAGCTTCTTGAAGGAGAACGTGGTGAAATAATCCGTCAAAAAGATATAATT GTTGTCGGGGAGTCTGGGCTGTTCACTCCTGCTGATGTTGCTTATGTACAAGAAGCTGGTGTTAAAGCA ATTTTGGTCGGGGAATCAATTGTCAAACAGAAGGACCCCAGGAGTGGCATAACTGGACTTTTCGGTAAAGATATCTCTGTATGA